In one Streptomyces sp. T12 genomic region, the following are encoded:
- the rocD gene encoding ornithine--oxo-acid transaminase — protein sequence MSTSSTTESLIAAVEAHSAHNYHPLPVVVATADGAWMTDVEGRRYLDLLAGYSALNFGHGNRRIVEAAKAQLERVTLTSRAFHHDRFAAFCEQLAELCGMEMVLPMNTGSEAVETAVKTARKWGYRVKGVPAEMAKIVVAGNNFHGRTTTIISFSTDPEARGDYGPYTPGFEIVPYGDLTAMREALTENTVAVLLEPIQGEAGVLVPPAGYLPAVRELTRERNVLFVADEIQSGLGRTGRTFACEHEGVVPDAYVLGKALGGGIVPVSAVVSSAEVLGVFRPGEHGSTFGGNPLACAVALEVIAMLRTGEFQARAAELGEHLHRELGLLAGTGRVTAVRGRGLWAGVDIARAYGSGREVSEKLMDRGVLVKDTHGATIRIAPPLVIGKEDLDWGLAQLRGVLGM from the coding sequence GTGAGTACGTCGAGCACCACCGAATCCCTGATCGCCGCGGTCGAGGCGCACAGCGCGCACAACTATCACCCGTTGCCGGTCGTGGTGGCGACGGCGGACGGGGCCTGGATGACGGATGTGGAGGGGCGACGGTATCTGGATCTGCTGGCCGGGTATTCGGCGCTCAACTTCGGGCACGGCAACCGGCGGATCGTGGAGGCGGCGAAGGCGCAGTTGGAGCGGGTGACGCTGACGTCGCGGGCGTTTCATCACGACCGGTTCGCGGCGTTCTGCGAGCAGCTCGCCGAGCTGTGCGGGATGGAGATGGTGCTGCCGATGAACACGGGGTCGGAGGCGGTGGAGACGGCGGTGAAGACCGCTCGGAAGTGGGGGTACCGGGTCAAGGGCGTGCCGGCGGAGATGGCGAAGATCGTCGTCGCCGGCAACAACTTCCACGGCCGTACGACGACGATCATCAGCTTCTCCACCGACCCGGAGGCGCGGGGCGACTACGGGCCGTACACGCCGGGCTTCGAGATCGTGCCGTACGGGGACCTGACGGCGATGCGGGAGGCCCTGACGGAGAACACGGTGGCCGTGTTGCTGGAGCCGATCCAGGGCGAGGCGGGGGTGCTCGTGCCGCCGGCCGGCTATCTGCCGGCGGTGCGGGAGCTGACGCGGGAGCGGAACGTGCTGTTCGTGGCGGACGAGATCCAGTCGGGGCTGGGGCGCACGGGTCGTACGTTCGCATGCGAGCACGAGGGTGTGGTGCCGGATGCGTATGTGCTCGGGAAGGCGCTCGGGGGCGGGATCGTCCCGGTGTCGGCGGTGGTGTCGTCGGCCGAGGTGCTCGGGGTGTTCCGGCCCGGGGAGCACGGGTCGACCTTCGGTGGGAATCCGCTGGCGTGTGCGGTGGCGCTGGAGGTGATCGCGATGCTGCGGACGGGCGAGTTCCAGGCGCGGGCGGCGGAGCTCGGCGAGCATCTGCACCGGGAGCTGGGGCTGTTGGCCGGGACGGGGCGGGTGACGGCGGTGCGGGGGCGCGGTCTGTGGGCCGGGGTCGACATCGCCCGGGCGTACGGGTCGGGGCGGGAGGTGTCCGAGAAGCTGATGGACCGGGGTGTGCTGGTGAAGGACACCCATGGGGCGACGATCCGTATCGCGCCGCCCCTGGTGATCGGGAAGGAGGATCTGGACTGGGGGCTCGCGCAGTTGCGGGGCGTGCTCGGGATGTGA
- the trpS gene encoding tryptophan--tRNA ligase yields MSSDRPRVLSGIQPTAGSFHLGNYLGAVRQWVSLQETHDAFYMVVDLHAITVPQDPKELRANTRLAVAQLLAAGLDPERCTLFVQSHVPEHAQLAWVMNCFTGFGEASRMTQFKDKSAKQGAERASVGLFTYPILQVADILLYQANEVPVGEDQRQHIELTRDLAERFNGRFGETFTVPKPYILKETAKIYDLQDPSIKMSKSASTPKGLINLLDEPKTTAKKVKSAVTDTETVIRYDVENKPGVSNLLTIYSTLTGTGIAELEQKYDGKGYGALKTDLAEVMVEFVSPFRERTQEYLDDPETLDSILAKGAEKARAVAAETLSQAYDRVGFLPAKH; encoded by the coding sequence ATGTCCTCTGATCGCCCCCGCGTGCTCTCCGGAATCCAGCCCACCGCAGGCTCGTTCCACCTCGGCAACTACCTCGGCGCCGTCCGCCAGTGGGTGTCGCTGCAGGAGACCCACGACGCGTTCTACATGGTCGTCGACCTGCACGCGATCACGGTCCCGCAGGACCCGAAGGAGCTGCGCGCCAACACCCGCCTGGCCGTCGCACAGCTCCTCGCGGCCGGACTCGACCCCGAGCGCTGCACGCTCTTCGTCCAGAGCCACGTCCCCGAGCACGCCCAGCTCGCCTGGGTCATGAACTGCTTCACCGGCTTCGGCGAGGCGTCCCGCATGACCCAGTTCAAGGACAAGTCGGCCAAGCAGGGCGCCGAGCGGGCCTCGGTCGGCCTGTTCACGTACCCGATCCTGCAGGTCGCGGACATCCTGCTGTACCAGGCCAACGAGGTGCCGGTCGGTGAGGACCAGCGCCAGCACATCGAGCTCACGCGCGACCTCGCCGAGCGCTTCAACGGCCGCTTCGGCGAGACCTTCACCGTCCCGAAGCCGTACATCCTCAAGGAGACGGCGAAGATCTACGACCTTCAGGACCCGTCGATCAAGATGAGCAAGTCGGCGTCCACGCCGAAGGGCCTCATCAACCTTCTCGACGAGCCCAAGACCACCGCCAAGAAGGTCAAGAGCGCGGTCACCGACACCGAGACCGTCATCCGCTACGACGTCGAGAACAAGCCGGGCGTCAGCAACCTGCTCACCATCTACTCGACCCTCACGGGGACGGGAATCGCGGAACTGGAGCAGAAGTACGACGGCAAGGGCTACGGTGCGCTCAAGACGGACCTCGCCGAGGTCATGGTCGAGTTCGTGTCGCCCTTCCGGGAGCGCACCCAGGAGTATCTGGACGACCCGGAGACGCTGGACTCGATCCTGGCCAAGGGCGCGGAGAAGGCGCGCGCCGTCGCCGCGGAGACGCTCTCCCAGGCGTACGACAGGGTGGGCTTCCTGCCCGCGAAGCACTGA
- a CDS encoding RNA polymerase sigma factor, whose amino-acid sequence MKTREGGRIVDEAAVIARVRAGEPEAYAQLVRAHTGIALRAAAALGAGADAEDVVQQAFVKAYCSLGRFKDGAAFKPWLLAIVANETRNTVRTAARQRTLAGREAALVEAEPLIPESADPAVAALEIERRAALQAALERLSEEHRLVVTYRYLLEMDESETAQALGWPRGTVKSRLNRALRKLGRLLPDFQPREGGDERE is encoded by the coding sequence GTGAAGACGCGGGAGGGGGGCCGCATCGTCGATGAGGCCGCGGTGATCGCACGTGTACGCGCCGGGGAGCCGGAGGCGTACGCGCAGCTGGTGCGGGCCCATACGGGCATCGCGCTCAGGGCGGCCGCCGCGCTCGGGGCGGGTGCGGACGCGGAGGACGTGGTGCAGCAGGCCTTCGTCAAGGCGTACTGCTCGCTGGGCCGGTTCAAGGACGGCGCGGCGTTCAAGCCATGGCTGCTGGCGATCGTCGCCAATGAGACGAGGAACACAGTGCGCACCGCAGCCCGCCAGCGCACGCTCGCCGGGCGTGAGGCGGCCTTGGTGGAGGCGGAACCGCTGATACCGGAGTCGGCGGACCCGGCGGTGGCCGCGCTGGAGATAGAGCGCCGTGCCGCGCTGCAGGCCGCCCTGGAAAGGCTGAGCGAGGAGCACCGCCTGGTCGTCACCTACCGCTATCTCCTGGAGATGGACGAGTCCGAGACGGCCCAGGCCCTGGGCTGGCCCCGGGGCACGGTGAAATCCCGGCTGAACCGCGCGCTGCGGAAGCTGGGGCGCCTGCTGCCGGATTTTCAGCCTCGGGAAGGAGGTGATGAGCGTGAGTGA
- a CDS encoding glutathionylspermidine synthase family protein, translated as MERRTTEPRPDWQQTVEEQGLVYPLTRYPDDSLRPYWDESAYYVFSLEEVEALEEVVEELHHMCLTAAEHIVASRRFTDLGITDPRVADAVAEAWRRRAELPSVYGRFDLRYDGTGPAKLLEYNADTPTSLVEAASPQWFWMEERFPGADQWNSLHERLVAAWKKQSALLPPGSPLYFAYSSADELGEDLMTVAYLKETAEQAGLDTGWISMEEIGWDRLSGRFVDTQLRFIRSCFKLYPWEWLTTDRFADHVLDTLDNGGGTGSTLWIEPAWKMLLSNKALLAILWELYPDHPNLLPAYLDGPRELARTTGYVAKPLLGREGAGVTIHEPGAEAVVREEPCCYQQLAPLPAFDGNHVVLGAWVVEDESAGLGIRESSGLITDEYARFLPHVIL; from the coding sequence ATGGAGCGCCGCACGACCGAGCCCCGCCCCGACTGGCAGCAGACCGTCGAGGAGCAGGGGCTCGTCTACCCCCTCACCCGCTATCCCGACGACTCCCTGCGCCCGTACTGGGACGAGAGTGCCTACTACGTCTTCTCCCTGGAGGAGGTCGAGGCGCTGGAGGAGGTCGTCGAGGAACTCCACCACATGTGCCTGACGGCGGCCGAGCACATCGTCGCCTCCCGCCGCTTCACCGACCTCGGCATCACCGACCCGCGCGTCGCGGACGCGGTCGCCGAGGCCTGGCGCCGGCGCGCCGAACTCCCCTCCGTCTACGGCCGCTTCGACCTCCGCTACGACGGCACCGGCCCGGCGAAGCTCCTGGAGTACAACGCCGACACACCCACGTCCCTCGTCGAGGCCGCCTCACCCCAGTGGTTCTGGATGGAGGAACGCTTCCCCGGCGCCGACCAGTGGAACTCCCTCCACGAACGCCTCGTCGCCGCCTGGAAGAAGCAGTCCGCCCTGCTCCCGCCCGGCAGCCCCCTCTACTTCGCGTACTCCTCGGCCGACGAACTCGGCGAGGACCTGATGACGGTCGCCTACCTCAAGGAGACCGCGGAACAGGCGGGCCTGGACACCGGCTGGATCTCCATGGAGGAGATCGGCTGGGACCGCCTCTCCGGCCGCTTCGTGGACACTCAACTCCGCTTCATCCGCAGCTGCTTCAAGCTCTATCCCTGGGAGTGGCTCACCACCGACCGCTTCGCCGACCACGTCCTCGACACCCTCGACAACGGCGGCGGCACCGGTTCGACGCTGTGGATCGAGCCCGCCTGGAAGATGCTCCTCAGCAACAAGGCCCTCCTGGCCATCCTCTGGGAGCTCTACCCGGACCACCCGAACCTCCTCCCCGCGTACCTCGACGGGCCACGGGAGCTGGCAAGGACCACGGGCTACGTCGCCAAGCCCCTGCTGGGCCGGGAGGGCGCGGGCGTGACGATCCACGAACCCGGCGCCGAGGCAGTCGTCCGCGAAGAGCCCTGCTGCTACCAGCAGTTGGCCCCACTGCCCGCCTTCGACGGCAACCACGTCGTCCTCGGCGCGTGGGTCGTCGAGGACGAGTCGGCGGGCCTCGGCATCCGCGAGTCGTCCGGCCTGATCACGGACGAGTACGCCCGCTTCCTGCCGCACGTGATCCTGTAA
- a CDS encoding ABC transporter substrate-binding protein: MRLRTTTRTTARRATRTTAVVAGVSSLALLTGCGAADMTKQASPFAGAQGAKTVTLSVQSWVGAQANVAVAQYLLEHKLGYRVDTVQIDEVPAWDALSQGRVDALMEDWGHPEEEQRYVKDKKTIVPGGDLGVTGHIGWYVPTYFVKQHPDVTDWKNLDKYADQMRTAESGGKGQLMDGSPSYVTNDKALVNNLDLDYQVVFAGSEAAQITQIKQFAKEKKPFLTYWYEPQWLFKKVPMTEVKLPEYKEGCDADPEKVACAYPHTPLQKYLNADFAKTGGEAAALLKKFKWTTEDQNEVSLMIAEQKLSPEEAAAKWADSHESTWKAWLS, from the coding sequence ATGCGACTTCGGACGACTACCCGTACGACGGCCCGTAGGGCCACCCGTACGACTGCCGTAGTGGCCGGCGTGTCCTCGCTGGCGCTGCTGACCGGCTGTGGCGCCGCCGACATGACCAAGCAGGCCTCGCCGTTCGCGGGCGCGCAGGGCGCCAAGACCGTGACCCTGTCCGTCCAGTCCTGGGTCGGCGCGCAGGCCAACGTGGCCGTCGCCCAGTACCTGCTGGAGCACAAGCTCGGCTACCGGGTCGACACCGTCCAGATCGACGAGGTCCCCGCCTGGGACGCGCTCAGCCAGGGCCGCGTCGACGCGCTCATGGAGGACTGGGGCCACCCGGAGGAGGAGCAGCGGTACGTCAAGGACAAGAAGACGATCGTGCCCGGCGGCGACCTCGGGGTCACCGGGCACATCGGCTGGTACGTCCCGACGTACTTCGTCAAGCAGCACCCGGACGTCACCGACTGGAAGAACCTCGACAAGTACGCCGACCAGATGCGTACCGCCGAGAGCGGTGGCAAGGGCCAGCTGATGGACGGCTCGCCCTCCTACGTCACCAACGACAAGGCGCTGGTGAACAACCTGGACCTGGATTACCAGGTGGTGTTCGCCGGTTCGGAGGCCGCGCAGATCACGCAGATCAAACAGTTCGCCAAGGAGAAGAAGCCCTTCCTGACGTACTGGTACGAGCCGCAGTGGCTGTTCAAGAAGGTCCCGATGACAGAGGTGAAGCTGCCGGAGTACAAGGAGGGCTGCGACGCCGACCCGGAGAAGGTCGCCTGCGCCTATCCGCACACCCCGCTGCAGAAGTACCTCAACGCGGACTTCGCCAAGACCGGCGGCGAGGCGGCGGCCCTGCTGAAGAAGTTCAAGTGGACGACCGAGGACCAGAACGAGGTCTCCCTGATGATCGCCGAGCAGAAGCTGTCGCCGGAGGAGGCGGCCGCGAAGTGGGCGGACAGCCACGAGTCCACGTGGAAGGCGTGGCTGTCCTGA
- a CDS encoding glycine hydroxymethyltransferase, protein MSAEPLSTESTAFRSALDVIRAVEPRVADAIGQEVADQREMLKLIASENYASPATLLAMGNWFSDKYAEGTIGRRFYAGCRNVDTVESLAAEHAKELFGARHAYVQPHSGIDANLVAFWSVLAARVEAPALEKAGVRQVNDLSEADWAELRRAFGNQRMLGMSLDAGGHLTHGFRPNISGKMFDQRSYGTDPATGLIDYEALRASAREFKPLIIVAGYSAYPRLVNFRIMREIADEVGATLMVDMAHFAGLVAGKVLTGDFDPVPHAQIVTTTTHKSLRGPRGGMVLCDDSLKDQVDRGCPMVLGGPLPHVMAAKAVAFAEARQESFRDYAQRIVDNSRALAEGLMRRGATLVTGGTDNHLNLIDVASSYGLTGRQAEAALLESGIVTNRNAIPADPNGAWYTSGIRIGTPALTTRGLGTAEMDEVAALIDRVLTSTEPGTTSKGAPSKAQHVLDSKIADEISHRATDLVAGFPLYPEIDLG, encoded by the coding sequence ATGTCAGCCGAGCCCCTCTCCACCGAGTCCACCGCCTTCCGTTCCGCCCTCGACGTGATCCGCGCCGTCGAGCCGCGCGTGGCCGACGCGATCGGCCAGGAGGTCGCCGACCAGCGCGAGATGCTCAAACTGATCGCCTCCGAGAACTACGCCTCCCCGGCCACCCTCCTGGCGATGGGCAACTGGTTCAGCGACAAGTACGCCGAGGGCACCATCGGCCGCCGCTTCTACGCCGGCTGCCGCAACGTCGACACCGTCGAGTCCCTCGCCGCCGAGCACGCCAAGGAGCTCTTCGGCGCCCGCCACGCCTACGTCCAGCCCCACTCCGGCATCGACGCCAACCTCGTCGCCTTCTGGTCCGTCCTCGCCGCCCGCGTCGAGGCCCCCGCCCTGGAGAAGGCCGGCGTCCGCCAGGTCAACGACCTCTCCGAGGCCGACTGGGCCGAGCTGCGCCGCGCCTTCGGCAACCAGCGCATGCTCGGCATGTCCCTGGACGCCGGCGGCCACCTCACTCACGGCTTCCGCCCGAACATCTCCGGCAAGATGTTCGACCAGCGCTCCTACGGCACCGACCCCGCCACGGGCCTGATCGACTACGAGGCGCTGCGCGCCTCCGCCCGCGAGTTCAAGCCGCTGATCATCGTCGCCGGCTACTCCGCCTACCCCCGTCTCGTGAACTTCCGGATCATGCGCGAGATCGCCGACGAGGTCGGCGCCACGCTCATGGTCGACATGGCCCACTTCGCCGGTCTCGTCGCCGGCAAGGTCCTCACCGGCGACTTCGACCCGGTCCCGCACGCCCAGATCGTCACCACCACCACCCACAAGTCGCTGCGCGGCCCGCGCGGCGGCATGGTCCTGTGCGACGACTCCCTCAAGGACCAGGTCGACCGCGGCTGCCCGATGGTCCTCGGCGGCCCGCTCCCGCACGTCATGGCCGCCAAGGCCGTCGCCTTCGCCGAGGCCCGCCAGGAGTCCTTCCGCGACTACGCCCAGCGCATCGTCGACAACTCCCGGGCGCTGGCGGAAGGCCTGATGCGCCGGGGCGCGACCCTGGTGACCGGCGGTACGGACAACCACCTGAACCTGATCGACGTCGCCTCCTCCTACGGCCTCACCGGCCGCCAGGCCGAGGCCGCGCTCCTCGAGTCCGGCATCGTCACCAACCGCAATGCCATCCCCGCCGACCCCAACGGCGCCTGGTACACCTCCGGCATCCGCATCGGCACCCCCGCCCTCACCACGCGTGGCCTGGGCACCGCCGAGATGGACGAGGTCGCCGCCCTCATCGACCGCGTCCTCACCTCCACCGAGCCCGGCACCACCAGCAAGGGCGCCCCGTCCAAGGCCCAGCACGTCCTGGACTCGAAGATCGCCGACGAGATCTCCCACCGCGCCACCGACCTCGTGGCCGGCTTCCCGCTGTACCCGGAGATCGACCTCGGCTGA
- a CDS encoding isocitrate lyase/phosphoenolpyruvate mutase family protein: protein MTKVEAFRALHRRRALGDPLVLPGPWDAASARVFVEAGFPALATPSAGVAASLGYEDGQTPADEMFAAIARIVRAVDVPVSADVEGGYGITPKELVERLLETGAVGCNLEDSEDGALKDPRAHADWLAEVRHAAADRLFVNARIDTFIRAHGGSGGPKQAAEQATEQAIERAALYVAAGADCVYPIGAPTAVLPLLRSGIQGPVNVHGTVTGGPSSAELGELGATRITFGPGLQRSSAEALRGIAAHLG from the coding sequence GTGACCAAGGTCGAAGCCTTCCGCGCGCTGCACCGGCGCAGAGCCCTTGGCGACCCGCTCGTCCTGCCCGGCCCCTGGGACGCCGCGAGCGCCCGCGTCTTCGTCGAGGCCGGGTTCCCGGCGCTCGCCACGCCGAGTGCGGGTGTGGCCGCCTCCCTCGGGTACGAGGACGGGCAGACCCCGGCCGACGAGATGTTCGCGGCGATCGCGCGGATCGTCCGGGCGGTCGACGTGCCGGTGTCGGCGGACGTCGAGGGCGGGTACGGGATCACGCCGAAGGAGCTGGTGGAGCGGTTGCTGGAGACGGGCGCCGTGGGGTGCAACCTGGAGGACTCGGAGGACGGGGCGCTCAAGGACCCCCGCGCGCACGCCGACTGGCTCGCCGAGGTGCGGCACGCCGCCGCCGACCGGCTCTTCGTCAACGCCCGGATCGACACCTTCATCCGGGCACACGGGGGCTCCGGCGGCCCCAAGCAGGCCGCCGAACAAGCCACCGAACAGGCCATCGAGCGGGCCGCTTTGTACGTCGCCGCGGGCGCCGACTGCGTGTATCCGATCGGCGCCCCCACCGCCGTACTGCCGCTGCTGCGGTCCGGGATCCAGGGCCCGGTCAATGTGCACGGCACCGTGACCGGGGGCCCCTCGTCCGCCGAACTCGGCGAACTCGGGGCCACCCGGATCACGTTCGGGCCAGGGCTTCAGCGCAGCTCCGCGGAGGCGCTGCGCGGCATCGCCGCACACCTCGGCTAG
- a CDS encoding carboxymuconolactone decarboxylase family protein: MTMSDTKSDTTTDEAYAPERPARLPWAQLAPDVYKAMIRLDAAAKKGLDHRLYELVKIRASQINHCAFCLDMHTKDALAAGESVERIVQLGAWEESAHFYTPKELAAIELTEAVTVLTDGFVPDEVYDRAAAYFEEAELAQLIAAITVINAWNRFGVTCRMTPGHYQPGQHQ, from the coding sequence ATGACGATGAGCGACACGAAGAGCGACACGACGACCGACGAGGCATACGCCCCCGAACGACCGGCCCGGCTGCCCTGGGCCCAGCTCGCCCCCGACGTGTACAAGGCGATGATCCGGCTCGACGCGGCCGCCAAGAAGGGCCTCGACCACAGGCTGTACGAGCTGGTCAAGATCCGTGCGTCGCAGATCAACCACTGCGCGTTCTGCCTGGACATGCACACCAAGGACGCGCTCGCGGCGGGCGAGAGCGTCGAGCGGATCGTGCAGCTCGGTGCCTGGGAGGAGTCCGCGCACTTCTACACCCCGAAGGAGCTCGCGGCGATCGAGCTGACGGAGGCCGTGACCGTACTGACGGACGGGTTCGTGCCAGACGAGGTGTACGACCGTGCTGCCGCGTACTTCGAGGAGGCCGAGCTGGCCCAGCTCATCGCCGCGATCACGGTGATCAACGCGTGGAACCGGTTCGGGGTGACCTGCCGTATGACCCCGGGGCACTACCAGCCGGGGCAGCACCAGTGA
- a CDS encoding decaprenylphospho-beta-D-erythro-pentofuranosid-2-ulose 2-reductase, with translation MKDAFGLPQSLLVLGGTSEIALATTRRLIARRTRTVWLAGRPSPALEQSAADLRALGADVRTVAFDALDPESHEAVLGKVFAEGDVDMVLLAFGVLGDQARDEREPLNAVRVAQTNYTGAVSASLVSAGALQAQGHGSLVVLSSVAGERARRANFIYGSSKAGLDAFTQGLGDALHGTGVHVMVVRPGFVRSKMTAGLEEAPLATTPEAVATAIEVGLRRRSETVWVPGALRLVMSALRHAPRGLFRRLPI, from the coding sequence GTGAAGGACGCCTTCGGCCTCCCCCAGTCCCTGCTCGTCCTCGGCGGTACGTCCGAGATCGCGCTGGCCACCACACGCCGCCTGATCGCGCGCCGTACCCGCACGGTCTGGCTGGCGGGCCGCCCGTCGCCCGCCCTGGAGCAGTCCGCGGCCGATCTGCGCGCCCTGGGCGCCGACGTGCGTACCGTGGCCTTCGACGCGCTCGACCCCGAGTCCCACGAGGCGGTGCTCGGCAAGGTCTTCGCGGAGGGCGACGTCGACATGGTGCTCCTCGCCTTCGGAGTCCTCGGCGACCAGGCGCGCGACGAGCGCGAGCCGCTGAACGCGGTACGCGTCGCCCAGACCAACTACACGGGCGCCGTGTCGGCGAGCCTGGTCAGCGCCGGTGCCCTCCAGGCCCAGGGCCACGGCTCGCTCGTCGTCCTCTCCTCCGTCGCCGGTGAGCGGGCCCGCCGCGCCAACTTCATCTACGGCTCCAGCAAGGCCGGCCTCGACGCCTTCACCCAGGGCCTGGGCGACGCACTGCACGGCACCGGCGTGCACGTCATGGTCGTACGCCCCGGATTCGTACGCTCGAAGATGACCGCCGGCCTGGAGGAAGCCCCCCTCGCGACCACCCCGGAGGCGGTCGCGACGGCCATCGAAGTGGGCCTGCGGCGACGCTCGGAGACGGTGTGGGTCCCGGGCGCGCTCCGGCTGGTGATGTCGGCACTGCGGCATGCGCCGCGCGGGCTGTTCCGCCGCCTACCGATCTGA
- a CDS encoding PLP-dependent aminotransferase family protein: MAKPWATLGIDLHLEPTGPGLRRGLTDALREAVRTGRLAPGTRLPSSRSLAADLGIARNTVAESYAELVAEGWLTARQGSATRVADRPVTPPTGTPAPPRAVTPPRPERPRPAYDLVPGTPDLSAFPRTEWLKAARRAFLAAPHQALGYGDPRGRAELRTALAGYLSRARGVRADPERIVVCAGFVHGLQLLGRVLRARGVARVAVESYGLAPHWKQLTAAGLDTVPLPFDELGTNPAELAREGAVLLTPAHQFPMGVPLHRDRRATVVDWARRTGGLVLEDDYDGEFRYDRQPVGALQGLDPDHVVYLGTASKSLAPGLRLAWMVLPPTLVEEVTAAKGGVDSCGVLDQLTLAEFLTSGAYDRHVRAARLRYRRRRDALVRALATHAPHLKVTGIAAGLHVVLRLPPGTEQSVVQAATWQGLALHGLTFHRHEAATAQPLDALVVGYGTPPDHAWTGALEALCRALP, from the coding sequence ATGGCAAAACCTTGGGCCACTCTGGGCATCGACCTCCACCTGGAACCGACGGGCCCGGGCCTGCGCCGGGGCCTGACCGACGCCCTGCGCGAAGCGGTGCGCACCGGACGCCTCGCTCCGGGCACCCGGCTGCCCTCCTCCCGCTCCCTCGCCGCCGACCTCGGCATCGCGCGCAACACGGTCGCCGAGTCCTACGCCGAACTGGTCGCCGAGGGCTGGCTCACCGCCCGCCAGGGCTCCGCCACCCGGGTGGCAGACCGCCCGGTGACCCCGCCGACGGGCACCCCCGCCCCACCCCGCGCAGTCACCCCGCCGCGCCCGGAACGCCCCCGCCCCGCCTACGACCTGGTCCCCGGCACCCCCGACCTCTCCGCCTTCCCCCGCACGGAGTGGCTCAAGGCGGCCCGCCGCGCCTTCCTCGCCGCCCCGCACCAGGCGCTCGGCTACGGCGACCCGCGCGGCCGCGCCGAACTGCGCACCGCCCTCGCCGGCTACCTCTCCCGCGCGCGGGGCGTGCGCGCCGACCCCGAACGCATCGTGGTGTGCGCGGGTTTCGTGCACGGACTGCAGCTGCTCGGCAGGGTGTTGCGGGCGCGCGGGGTGGCGAGGGTCGCGGTCGAGTCGTACGGCTTGGCACCGCACTGGAAGCAGCTCACGGCGGCCGGTCTGGACACAGTTCCGCTCCCCTTCGACGAACTCGGCACGAATCCGGCGGAGTTGGCGCGCGAGGGTGCAGTGCTGCTCACCCCCGCCCACCAGTTCCCCATGGGCGTACCCCTGCACCGCGACCGCCGGGCGACGGTGGTGGACTGGGCCCGCCGCACCGGCGGGCTGGTCCTGGAGGACGACTACGACGGCGAGTTCCGCTACGACCGCCAGCCGGTCGGCGCGCTGCAAGGCCTGGACCCCGACCACGTCGTCTACCTGGGCACGGCCAGCAAGTCCCTCGCCCCCGGGCTGCGCCTGGCCTGGATGGTGCTGCCGCCGACGCTGGTGGAGGAGGTGACGGCGGCGAAGGGCGGCGTGGACAGCTGCGGGGTCCTGGACCAGCTGACCCTGGCGGAGTTCCTGACGTCCGGCGCCTACGACCGCCATGTCCGCGCCGCCCGCCTGCGCTACCGCCGCCGAAGGGACGCCCTGGTCCGGGCCCTGGCCACGCACGCCCCCCACCTCAAGGTCACCGGCATCGCCGCCGGCCTCCACGTCGTCCTGCGCCTCCCACCCGGCACGGAACAGTCGGTGGTCCAGGCGGCGACCTGGCAGGGCCTGGCCCTCCACGGCCTGACCTTCCACCGCCACGAGGCCGCCACGGCGCAGCCACTGGACGCCCTGGTCGTGGGCTACGGCACACCGCCGGACCATGCGTGGACGGGGGCGTTGGAGGCGTTGTGCAGGGCGCTGCCATGA
- a CDS encoding 2'-5' RNA ligase family protein: protein MGTVTIGVSIAVPEPHGSLLQERRAGFGDAAAHGIPTHVTLLPPTEVDASLLPAIEDHLVEVAAAGRAFPMRLSGTGTFRPLSPVVFVQVVEGAEACTWLQKQVRDASGPVARELQFPYHPHVTVAHGIDDESMDRAFEELADYQAAWPCTGFALYEQGADGVWRRLRDFTFGGTVVPPQAGHVEHGSIPAS, encoded by the coding sequence GTGGGGACCGTAACGATCGGCGTGTCGATCGCGGTCCCGGAGCCTCACGGCAGCCTGCTCCAGGAGCGGCGCGCGGGCTTCGGCGACGCCGCGGCTCACGGCATCCCCACGCACGTCACACTGCTGCCGCCGACAGAGGTCGACGCCTCGCTGCTGCCCGCGATCGAGGACCACCTCGTCGAGGTCGCGGCCGCCGGCCGTGCCTTCCCGATGCGGCTGTCCGGCACCGGCACCTTCCGGCCCCTCTCACCCGTCGTCTTCGTCCAGGTCGTCGAGGGCGCCGAGGCCTGCACCTGGCTGCAGAAGCAGGTCCGCGACGCCTCCGGGCCCGTGGCACGCGAACTGCAGTTCCCGTACCACCCACATGTCACGGTCGCGCACGGAATCGACGACGAGTCGATGGACCGCGCCTTCGAGGAGCTGGCCGACTACCAGGCGGCCTGGCCCTGCACCGGCTTCGCCCTCTACGAACAGGGCGCCGACGGGGTGTGGCGCAGACTGAGGGACTTCACCTTCGGAGGCACGGTGGTTCCGCCGCAGGCGGGCCATGTGGAGCACGGGTCCATCCCGGCGAGTTAG